GACCTGCCAGACGCATTTTGCCAGGGAGACGGCAAAATTTATATCACGGTTGGGTTTCTAAAAATGATGGAAAGTGAAGATGAGTTGGCCGGAGTTCTGGCGCATGAGATGGGGCATGAGGCGCTGAAACATATTCCGAAGACACTGAGCCGCCAGTTGCTCTGGATGATCGGAACCACCAAAATCACGTCCCGCGAACAACTGAATTCAGCTCTTACCCGCCTGTCTGAAAAGTATCAAAAGATACCGGTGGCAGCATTTATGGAACGTCTGAGCGGTATCAGCCGGATGGATGAACTCAAAGCTGATCAATGTGCTGTCGCGACACTCTTTCGAGCCGGGTATAACCCACGGGCACTGATCACGATTCTGGCACGGGCGGAACGCTACCAAAAAGAAGCCTATGGAAAGGGTTACGGGAAAGCGAAATTTGTTCAGTTCTGGCTTGGTACTCACCCGCCGACCAGTTTTCGCAAACTGGCGTTCCAACTGGAACGCATGTTTATCAAGCTCCCCCCCAAAGACACACGTTATCCCAGTCAGGCATTTGAAGCCATGAAAGCGTTGCTTGAAAAAGCTGACGAAGAAGGGGAAGAAAAGGAAAATTGACCGGGTGACAAGGTGACTGGATGACAAGGTGACAAGGTGACAAGGCGACAAGACGACAAGGGTTTTACTATTTCGCTACTCGCTACCTCGCTACTCGCGCTTCAGGACAGGGCGACGAAGAGCAAAATCAAAATAAAGACAATCCCAATTGCCACACAAATCCCAATGATCATCATTTGTTGCCGTTTTTCATCACTGGTACTGGTGTTGACGGATTCAGTATAAGACGAGCGATAGGCCGATGATTGGACGGATTCAGCTCTGGAGACCGGGACATTGGCGCCGGTTCGATTTGGGGAAATGCTGATGTCTTCAGCCTTTTGACGTGAGCTGGTGGGGCTTGATGAAACTTTGCGCTGAGCAGCGGTCGTGGTCGCCGACCGGTCAGGAACAGGTGCCGTGGTAGGTTTTGGTGTGGTTTTCGGTGGTGGTTGAACGGGTTGGGTGAGTTGAGGCAGAGCGGCTGGAGTTGGTTTAAGCGAAGCGACAACCGGACGTGTTGCCAGCGGTTCAGATGGGGGTTTTCGATCCAGGCCACCCGAACTTTTGGCTGCCGTTTCAATCAATTCCTGTTGTGGAAGCAGGTCAAGCGGTTTCGTCGCCAGCGGCGAAGACCCTGGCGTCACCTGGACCTGGGTCGCGCCTTTACTC
The nucleotide sequence above comes from Acidobacteriota bacterium. Encoded proteins:
- a CDS encoding M48 family metalloprotease, yielding MRFFTKVVLSAVLLAFGLVPGWGCQFPEPSQAEPDFPIWQAPTPPAKGKTRLLPKPGRGHNIFKGEAEQWLVEYLTPDEVELGDPVISTYLNQVVNHLTTFCPEPTRHFQVVVLDEDLPDAFCQGDGKIYITVGFLKMMESEDELAGVLAHEMGHEALKHIPKTLSRQLLWMIGTTKITSREQLNSALTRLSEKYQKIPVAAFMERLSGISRMDELKADQCAVATLFRAGYNPRALITILARAERYQKEAYGKGYGKAKFVQFWLGTHPPTSFRKLAFQLERMFIKLPPKDTRYPSQAFEAMKALLEKADEEGEEKEN